The Populus alba chromosome 4, ASM523922v2, whole genome shotgun sequence genome contains a region encoding:
- the LOC118050695 gene encoding probable carboxylesterase 12, protein MAPPADNEVVHEFRFFKVYKDSRVELVWPEFPKFPPSTDLITGVQSKDVMILTEPQVSVRIFLPKLKAPDQKLPLLLFLHGGGFVMFSASAIPYHVLCNKVAADANVIVVSVEYGLFPTRPIPACYEDSWEALQWVASHADGSGSEPWLNNHADFGKVFLGGDSGGANISHTLAFQVGSLGLPGVKVVGMIMVHPFFGGTEDDKMWLYMCPSNRGLDDPRLNPGLEDLARLGCERVLIFVAEKDSLIAVGRNYYEKLKKSGWKGSVEIVENEDEEHCFYLHDLNSEKAVELLHKFVSFLKQD, encoded by the coding sequence ATGGCGCCACCGGCTGATAATGAAGTTGTCCATGAGTTTCGGTTCTTCAAGGTGTACAAAGACAGCCGTGTCGAATTAGTCTGGCCGGAATTCCCCAAATTCCCACCATCCACTGACCTGATTACTGGGGTTCAGTCCAAAGATGTGATGATCTTAACTGAACCCCAAGTGTCTGTCCGTATTTTCTTGCCGAAACTCAAAGCCCCTGACCAAAAACTCCCCCTCTTACTTTTCTTGCACGGTGGTGGCTTTGTAATGTTTTCAGCCTCCGCTATTCCCTACCACGTTTTATGCAACAAAGTAGCAGCTGACGCTAACGTTATTGTTGTCTCTGTTGAGTATGGTCTCTTCCCTACCAGACCGATACCAGCATGCTATGAGGACTCGTGGGAAGCGCTCCAGTGGGTGGCTTCACATGCTGATGGGAGTGGATCTGAGCCGTGGCTGAACAATCATGCTGATTTTGGTAAAGTTTTTTTGGGGGGAGACAGTGGTGGGGCTAACATATCACATACTCTAGCATTCCAGGTCGGGTCACTTGGGTTACCCGGAGTGAAGGTAGTTGGAATGATCATGGTGCATCCATTTTTTGGTGGTACCGAGGATGACAAGATGTGGCTATACATGTGCCCAAGTAATAGGGGGTTGGATGATCCCAGGCTGAATCCGGGATTAGAAGATCTTGCTAGGCTTGGCTGTGAGAGGGTGTTGATCTTTGTGGCTGAGAAAGACAGCTTAATTGCTGTAGGAAGGAACTATTACGAGAAGTTGAAGAAGAGTGGATGGAAGGGAAGCGTTGAAATTGTTGAGAATGAAGATGAAGAGCATTGCTTCTATTTGCATGATCTCAATTCTGAGAAGGCTGTTGAATTACTGCATAAGTTTGTTTCCTTTCTCAAACAAGACTAG